taaattttaaatcttaaattataaattctactcttaatagtataaaaataaaatgttagtTTAAAATATcgactaatattaataaaaaatattagtctCCTAACATTTTTCAATAATAAAGCTGCTTCAACTTCTCTCCTTTTCTCATTTGAAACCCGTTAACTAacagattttttaaaataaataattgaatattttatttataaatatatttaattatgaaagTGTTTACGAATTTACACCTTGTTATGAGAGTATTCAAAAggttgatattttaaaaataaattgttgtAAATTAATAATTGGAATAGGCAGCAAGAGTAAACTACTTAATACAAATGCTTGTATAACATTAAATTATTCATAAAACTACATTTAGTATGCGATTTAAGAGCGAGAGACAGCGAAAGTATGTGTAATACTAGcaaaataagtatttatttgttttttttaaataaaatacttttataaaattttatgcATGTTGaatacatattttaaaaaattatttttataaaaaaaattatttattcttttaaaaagtTAAGAATATCTTACTTTTCTAAAAAGTAgaagcaagaaaattttttaactaGTTTTTACTAAAATATCCATGATTATAGTAAATAATTACAATTATACCCATAAtcctattttttaaaatattatttttttccttcaCATTTATATCTATATAATATATTCCCCCAAGATTTTTTACGTTTATCAACAttttaatttagaataaaaacaaGCTACGTTCCACTGGTAACACATCTTCCAAGTACAAAGACAAACACACATATAATTGAACTATATTTTTCAAatgttttttctttatttgaaataaaaaatattgtacaTTTTTCACATATTCATGATAAGTCTTACCACAAAGAAAGTGAATACTGTTTACAAGCTTATGAAAgtaagaaaagagagaaaaaaaaacaaagctGAGAGAAAACATTATTGACtaagaatttttttaacatgtttttttttttatgtaatgtAACTAAAAAAAATGTACTTTCCTATTcatccaaataaaaaaaaactatttttaatatttaaaatttctttttgaaaaatcGGATAAAATGTGACATAGTTTTTCTTatcaaaagaatttttttttaaaataataaaaataaatatttttttcaaaagcaAATTCAAATGGATCCTAAGTGCTTTCTCAATACtaagtttttttttcaaataaaaaatatattttatctatttttttcaatcttagcctaatataaaaaattttcaaaaacaacacaaaaaatttgtcaaaaataaCACTAAAAGTTCTTAAAACCAACACaaatttttggaaaataatGTCAAAATTATAATGAAACAACTGAAATCTTGTACAAATAACACATAATATGATGAAGTGAAGAAATAAGTAGAAAAGTGCCAAAAGGAAGAAGATATGTAGGAGTAGAAGAAAAGTGTTGAGAGGGAATAAAAGAACGAAATAAGAAAACTGCAAAAGAAGAAGACTAATAAAAACAGAATAAGGAGAAGAAGATGCAGGAGAATAAGGAGGAcgagggaaaaagaaagaaagaaaaagcttAATAAGGTGAAAAGGAATAAAaataagaggaagaaaaatatGGGTGATCGATGACTTAGTTGGGGATTTGTTTGAAAAAGAATATCTTGACCTAAAATTGctgtaaaataatatataaaatactcATATAGTTGCATACCTCTTTAGCAGTGCTGTCATTAGAAGCCATAAATCGATTACCCTCACTAATAATGATAGGATGCATGCTACCCCCAATAGCATACATTTCCCAATGAGTATAGTCATTATTTACCAAATGGAAAAATCCAAATCTACACCTTGGCATTCTTTGCACTAATCTTTTACCAAAGTGGTTAAAGGCCACCGTGATTTGCATTATTTTATCATCGGGAGAAAAATCATTAGCACCAAAAAGCATGACCTACAAAATTGATCAACAcaataaacaaaaattgaaTGTTGAAGTGAAATTTAATGAAAGTGAATTATTACCTTATTATGGTCTGTAAAATGGCAATTGGAGATGGTAATTGCAGTGGAACCTCTAATAGCATCAATGAGACCATCAGTGCAATTTCTCATGGAAACATGGTCAATCCAAACATTGCTAGAAGCATAAATGCTAATTCCATCACCATCACTACGTGTCCTAATATGAGTCTTCTCTCCCTCACCGTACCTAATACGTCCACCAACACCGGGTTTAATGTCATATACCTTGATCCCATGGATGATTACATTTTGGGCGTAGTTAATAGTGATGCCACATCCCTTACTAATGTGAACATCAACTCCTCTTCCGTCAATGGTCTTGTCACTTGACACCAAGAGCTCCTGGGTCAGCTTAATGTTCATGTTACGTGAAAAGATTATCCACAAGGGTCTATCCCTAGTCACTGCATATCGCAGGGTACCTGGTTTTGGATTAACAATGTCGTCGTCGGAAGGATCCGTAACCGTATAAAACTCACCACCTTTTCCACCAATAGTATTTTTTCCAAAACCCAGAACACAAGTTGCAAGTTTTTGGCGATCTTTTTCCCAGTTAGGATCACATCTCCAACATCTATCAATGGGGTTCGTTGCCGTGCATGGAAGCCCTGCCTTTTTCCCTTTCAAGCTTCTCCTTGTGTTATTGTGCCCTTCTACGTCTCTGTACATCCAagaatggaaaaataaaaagtttagattttattctcaatttttattgttttctatttttataagAAATATATTAATTGGAAATGATAATATCACCCATAAACTAATAAATTTATGAGTTATACTATGTGTACACCAAAATCAACcaccagtataaaatatatattaaaatataaatatacattaaaaataaattaaaccacacctatatttatatataaatatattgatggctgattttagtatataaataaatatctttGTATATGTATGCATATGTAAAATGGTAATAAGACGACatgaaatttataattttgcAGAAACAATTGTTTAATATAAGAATACTCACTCCGCAATGATAGAAGTGAAGTTTTTAGAGACTTCATATGGGTTTGTAAAATATGCTTCTCGGTTGGTCTTTTCAGCTCTTGCTTCCATTTCCTGCCAAAGTTTTTCTTCTATGTCTGAAACTTGGAAATCATCTTCCGAATTCGTAGTATTCTCTAACGTATTGCCATTTAAGGTTGGCAAAATGAGAACAATACATAGTGAAATGAATAAATTGTATGCTTTCATCATTATATTTGTCTATTGATTTAAGACCTAAGGGCCTAGCGTTAAGCCtaatctaaattaaaagaaagaatcCTTGAGGAATACGAAAGGGTTCGTTACCCTAGAAGGGTCCCTCAATCATATTGAAGAAAGTATGCAGGTTATATACATGGCAAGATTACAAATCTTGACCAAAAAGGAATGCCAAGTTGGacaaatacataataatggTTAATCTCTTTTTGCCGTTGAAGCGATTTAGGCTGAAACCTAcctattattaaatttattttactataaaacTCTATATCCTAAAAATATATCAACTAAAAAGCTCTTGAATATTATTAGAACAAACAAAATGTCTCTCTTTTGTACAATAACGTTTAGCCAACTAGGTATCCAAGTAATagttttcttgttcttatttttttggcTTCTGCACGCGTCATCTACTTGACTGTGGTTTATTTTCTACCTTCTCTCgctttctttatatatttttatctccTCCCAGTTTTGCTGTTCCCCAACATACGATCATAAATAACATTAATCACCCATATACTAAGTCTTATGCGGCACATTACGTATACTCTAAAATACATGGCTTAATAAATGCATACCAAAATAACTAAAATGGGTGATCTCCTAGAATGTCTTTGTATTGCACCTCTCTAATTAATTTGATCAAATAATCAGTTCATTCAatcatttaaataaatataaaaattttaaattgtgtatacaacaatttaagttaatcaaaaatttaaataaaattcacattcataataaattaatatttagtccgccagacaaaaaaaaaaaaaaaacaattgtGGAAAAAAATACATACAAATATTGCACATACTTTAAACATAATGTATTTTCATCACGTAAATATGTGCATTTTAAGAACATAAGGTGTCTCTTCCTATGTTAAAAAGTCTGAGTATTGATATAGAAACTAAATAAGTATAATTTGAGTCTATAAGTATGTAGATTTTATTTGGTATTTATTTTGATatgataataaatttatatgtaTCGATACGATAAAAATATAGACAAATTAGAACATGATATGTAGATTATATTTTCTacattagtaatttttttttaaatatatatcatATCAATACTTTTACTAAACTATATTTatactttaataaaaataaaaaatattttttatttaattttacaaaaatacttaaatatttttttatattagacaAAAACTACACTAACGCTTTTAGTTTAGACAAAATTCAATTAactttagttttatatttttaaatttgaaacaatttaaaaattaaaagtttaaaacaaaaacatatatgaaaaataaaaaaaaaatcaaaaacatttttttatctttttaggGTTCAGTGTTCTTTCTCTTTgggcaaagaaaaagaaggtgTCTTCGTCTCCTCTATGTTCTTCTTTCTCCAAAGCTTTCTTTGTCTCGTCTCCACTATGTTCTTCTTTCTCTCAAGCTCTGTTCGTCTCGTCTCTGGccaagaagaagacgaagatcTATTCGAATTGTCTACTCTCTATGCCTATTTGTTTCTGGCAAAGAAAAAGAACACAGTTCCTCCACGATTTCTATGTCAATTTTTTGTTCCTCTATGACCTCCCCATGTACGAGCTCAGCAATCCATGGAAGAAGTTTTTGCTGGTTGCCGGAGTCTCCACTGACAAGAACCTCGGTCTCTTTTACTTCAATGAAGGCGACGCCCAAACCTGCTCCGCCAGATTTCTACAGCCGACCCTCGCCTGCGTGATGGCTTCAAAATTATTCCCGTTTCACTCAACAAGGTTCTccctatctctctctctctgttaTTTGATTCACCTTATGATGTTTTACTGATTCATTTTATTATCTCTCTCTGTTATTTGATTCACCTTATGATGGTTTACTAATTCACTTTATTGAATTGCTTGGTAATAACTTTTATTGATGACCTTAATTCTATACATTAATCTAAACTTACTGTAGTTATACCTTTGTATGCTATGAATGATTGACTTTATTGAAAAATCCAACAATAAATTAGCATTTAGAAAATTGGTGGTCAATACTATcaagtttttatgattttgtgctTTTGAATCCAAATCATGCTCCTGTTGGGACAGTGAAATACTTTTATTCGTGTATAAAACATATGTCTATTTAGggtgtttttttattattcagaTTTGTCTAGAATAGGTTTTGTAAGTGTTTGAATGTTACATCTACTGCTTTAAAAGTTTTGTTATAGAGTAACACATAGTTCGGTGATAATAACGGTAATGCAAGAAAATAATTGCAGGACATTCCTTTGAATTCTAGTTTATATACACCCTTCTGaattattttacatatgaaTTTTAACATTCTCTAATTTGGATAACTTAATAAAGTAAAGTATAAATGGATGTGCTAAAGAGTTTTGCACATATTCTCTGCCCCTACGAATTCGTTTAGAATAAGCATTTTTGCTAAGGACTAAATTTTCTTATATGAAAACACTAAAATTTTCAATATTCTTTGTATTAAAAAACTGTAGAAGCAAATtaaagttttaataattaagaagTTAAGAAATTATAAGTTTTCGTTTTGGCCAAAATATGTGCAGGAGGAGTGGATAGCTTCTTGAAAAGTAAAAGTTTGTATAATTGGGTGACTGAGTAGAGGTTCAagttcttaaaaatttttaaattatttagtaATTAATTGACGCCTGTGAGTTAACTGACAATTTGAATTGGTTAAAGTCAATTTATTGCTTAATTATATGCTAATTTTCTCCTTTTTCAATATGTTAATCTCATGTGCAAGATTTACACTTTATTATTCCTGATTATTTCATTTAAGTGGGACAGTGATACACCCTCTTTTTTATCAGCAGGTTAGTATTATGTACATTAGATTGCACATTCATGTATATTCGAATATGCTGAAAACCATGAGTAGACTGTTAATTGTTTTTTTATTAggcataatatatatatatatatatatatatatatatatatatatatatatatatatatatgtagaGTGGTGGAATTACTTTGGCCCTTTACCAGAAATCTTGCCCCCACCTGCTGATGAGGGGTtcaaaattttcaccaaaaaattTGACCAACAAGAAACAAGCATTCCCGCAGATCTCCAATTTTTCTCTACATTCTCACTAGCTTGGGTATTCTCATGGCAGTACAGGTATGGCAAACAGGAGCACCTAAAAGTATCACGTATGCTTCAAAGAAATGCCTATGTCAAATAGTGGTCTTAGTTCGATGCAACCATGGCTCATCCGGACACAGTTCGAAAATGGTTCAACGAACACCCTAAGTTCACCAAACCATTTGATCATAAAGCGTCAATATTTCTCAACCAGAAAGCCCAAATTGATGCAGCCCTCGCAGGAGCCCAATCAAAAGAAACTTTAgcaaaacatcttcagcaaaTCAGGTAGATGATAGAAGAAGATAAAGCACACAAAGAAGATCCTACTTCGTCAGCAGAATCCTCAAGTGGTTATAATTAAAACAAAGACGATTGCTTTGGGATCAACCTAGGAGAAGATTAGATTCTAATCTCAAAATTTATGTAAttgcaaaaaattaaaattgtatcaactTATACTGTAGAAATAGTACCGGTTAACATGACCTATACTGTAGAAACAGTAGAATCCTCAATTATAAAAGGAGGCCTTGTTCTCATTGTGAGGCACCCTTCAGTTTACACAATTATAGAGAGaagttagagagagaagctctgaGAGTTTCCTTGTAAGCTCTCCAGctcttcttctttcctcttcttctttttcaatcatTCAATAAAGTTTTATCCAGTTCTTCAATTACGTGCTTTTCATGTTTAGTTTTCTACATCTGCATATGTGTGTGGACTACTGCCACATCTAACTTCATACTAACCTGCATATGCGTGCGGACTACCGCCGCATCTAACTACATATTTACTTCCTTGTCTTTGCATCTGCATTCATTTAACTGGCATTTATCATATCACCTTCTTCCCCTTTTCCTCCTTGATCCGCTTCGAGCCATCTGGTATCGGAGCCTGATGGGAAGTaggaatattattattatcattaaactATCTCTGAGGTTCATGGATCTGGGAATTTATAATTTACTGTTCATGTTCTCAAATTCTGTACATATGAAATAATGCTTTGAATCTGAAAATACAGGTTGTTTAATCTTACACTTAAAAGGGCTGTAGCAGTAAGACCCTTGAGATTGGGCAGTAAGGCTAATTTGACGATGTCCTTGAAGGTGATAAGATCCGAACATAAGAATTCCTAGTGGCTATGGATTTAAGggtttattataaaaaaaaagagttaaaatccccagattcaaaaatttgagtgatAGTTTAGTGATAATATATATGTTCTTTCTGATTATTTTGCAACCAAAATACTCTTGTTCAGGTGTCCACATAATCCCAATAAGAATATCCTATCGGGTCAAACGGTTGGGAAAATTTCTTAATACTATTTGGGTTTTTACCGAATTGAGTAGGGGTGAGTACTTTTAAGATTTGAATGGTTGAATGAGTTATGTTAGCGGTATCTTTGGGGTCTTTATAGTGTTTTATCGAGACCAAATCTGAATCCACTAATATGAATTCATAAAACTGTCTAGTTTTGTTTATAGTTGTTGGTCTAAAATAGAATCCTGATGGAAAGACTTTAGGGATTAccttaaaagataatttttccTAGAATTCAGGTTCCATTAAGAGGACAGATGAGAATTTGTTTTTTGAAATGTATGTAGATTGTTGTTCTGGTTGGGTGTTTAGGGGCTGGGTTTGAAGCAATTTGAGTTATTTTACTTGGGTAATTGTTTTACCTTTTGGGACATTACATATAGTTTTTTGGGCTGCTACTTGTGACAAAAATTTGGTTAGGTCTATTTCATCATCATTTGAGCTATCACATAGATCAGCCCAGGATTTTTTATGAAGTTTTGAAAGGCCTACATCTTGTAAGGCCAACAGGGTTTGGATTGGTAGGGCATAGTCTTcctttgtttgttttgttgtttgGCTACTTGGGAGTTGAGTAGATGACTCAACTATATTTTTTGTGATCTAAGTAAATGACACAGTTGGTTCTTGGATTATTGGGGTAGGTTGTTGGGTAGATGACCCAGTTGGGGTGCTTGACCCTGATTTTTTAGTTGGCCCTGGTAGGGCTAGGCGAACGCCTCTACCTCTTACAGAGGCAAATGTTGCCTTTTTAGGCATCGTGTCCTTGCTTGTTTCCCTGCAAATATTCACGTGTGAGCAAGTCAGGGAGAGAGTTTGAGTTACCCTTGATGTGCTCAATATCGAAATCAAAAACACTTAAGATGGCTTGCCATCTGgaaaaattttgttttgatGCGAGGTTTTTAACATATTTTTGTAAAACTTCTTTAGCCGATTTGCCATCAGCTCggactaaaaatttttgattgagTAAATCAGACTGAAATTTTGTGATACACAAAATTATGGCTAAAATCTCTTTTTTCATGGTGGAATAAATTTGCTGAATACTATTCCAATGCTTTGATGTGAATGCAATGATACATTCTTTATCATGCAATTTTTGTTTTAAGATACCACCATATCCTATATCAGATGCATCTGTTTCAATAATTTTGAATTCATGAGGAATAGGTAGGTATAGACAAGGAAGATTGCGAACTTTGGTTTTAAGAAATCTGATGATCTCATAATGTTTGTCCGTCCATGGTGGAGGATTTTTCTTAAGTCTATCATGAAGAGGCTTAATAAGATTGTTAAAATTTGGGATGAAATTCGAGACATAATTAAGACATCCTAGGAACCTCTAGAGTTGAGGTTTGTCAAGGATATAGTTCGGGAATTTTTCTGCAAACAAAATTGATCGTTCGATTGGGGTTATTGTTCCTTGGGAAATCATATGACCAAGAAAATGGATTTTTGTTTGGAAAAGGACAATTTTTAATTTGGAGACAGCAAGTCTATTTTTCTGGATGATGTACATAAAAGTTTTAACATGTTTGAAATATTCTTCTAAAGTTTGAGAGAAGATTAAAACATCATCTATGTAAACGATTGCAAAGTTTGAATATGGGTTAAAAATATcgttcattattttttaaaatttagatggGAAATTTTTCAGATCAAACGgcattacattccattcatattgACCGAATGGGACTGTAAATGCGGTTTTATATCTATCAGATTCTTTAATCTGGATTTGCCAAAAACTGGATTtcatattaaattttgaaaagatatttgcTGTGTTTAACCTATTGAGTAAATCCTTTTTGTTTGGGATAGGATAACGAATCCACTGTAAAGCTTGATTCAAAGGTTCGTAATTGATAACAAGCCTGGGGGTTCCTCGTTCTATCTCAGCTTGCTTATTGACATAAAAAGTTGAGCAAGACCAAGGACTCTCACTAGGACGAATTATTCCTTTATCCAAAAGATCTTTAATCTATTTTTGACAATGCTGCAAAAGCTGCTCATTCATTTGAATGGGGCAGGCTTTTGTAGGGATTTTTTATTCTTTGAAACCTTTTTCATAGGGAAGATCAACAAtgtgttctttctttttccaGAAGGCATGAGGCAAATTAGAACAGATAGACTTTTCAATTtgatttgaaagattttttattttattttgaatccttggttgagaaagttgtgattcaagggttttaaaagagatattttctttcaaaaaataaatcTGTTTGGTTTTGGATTCAATTAGGTTTAGAGATTTCTGGGTTGGTGAGTCtagaaattcaaagaaagtCACCTGTCCTCCCACAAAAGAGGTAATTCCAGAAAAATCTACCAGGTATGGAAACAAAAGGATTATAAAAGGTGTCCCCAAGACTACATCATTTTTTATATCCTTTGCTATGATGAAATTGGTCGGAATCCTAAGATTATCTTTTTCAACAAAAGcatcatttaatttgaatttgatatTTAGTCTTTCACCCGTTATCGAGCTAAGACGTTCAGTAGTCTTTTCAAAATACTTTGTGGGGATTAGACCTTCTTTAATACAATTTGAATCTACACTTAAGTCAAAAAGTGCTATGGTTTCAAGAACAAA
The genomic region above belongs to Arachis stenosperma cultivar V10309 chromosome 5, arast.V10309.gnm1.PFL2, whole genome shotgun sequence and contains:
- the LOC130980741 gene encoding pectate lyase-like — translated: MKAYNLFISLCIVLILPTLNGNTLENTTNSEDDFQVSDIEEKLWQEMEARAEKTNREAYFTNPYEVSKNFTSIIAEDVEGHNNTRRSLKGKKAGLPCTATNPIDRCWRCDPNWEKDRQKLATCVLGFGKNTIGGKGGEFYTVTDPSDDDIVNPKPGTLRYAVTRDRPLWIIFSRNMNIKLTQELLVSSDKTIDGRGVDVHISKGCGITINYAQNVIIHGIKVYDIKPGVGGRIRYGEGEKTHIRTRSDGDGISIYASSNVWIDHVSMRNCTDGLIDAIRGSTAITISNCHFTDHNKVMLFGANDFSPDDKIMQITVAFNHFGKRLVQRMPRCRFGFFHLVNNDYTHWEMYAIGGSMHPIIISEGNRFMASNDSTAKEVTKRNGLVGLNLWQWKSINDEFINGAFFKESGPDLVLSHLFKPEDILKAIPGRFVSSLTEFAGALRCRYGRPC